Genomic segment of Streptococcus australis:
AGTCGTCCCACCCTTTTATTTCTACTACGCAGTTTCAATCGTTTGATGACAGTCGCCATGCCTATGGTCTATCTGACCTTGCTAGTCACCACTTACATGCAGCTAGGGCTGGGGAAGCGAGTTGTGGTTTATTTGCTTGTCCCCGCCACAGGTTTTGTAATTTTGTCCCTTTTTCGTAAGAAAATCAATCACTCACGCCCCTACGAAACTTGGAACATCAGTCCCTTGCTTGACAAGGATAGTTCGGGACAGTCGATGCCTAGTCGCCATGTTTTTTCGGCAACCATCATCTCCATGGCCTGTATACATGCTAGTCTACCTGTTGGATTGGCATGCTTGCTCTTTTCAGCTTTGTTGGGGTTGGTGAGGGTTTTAGGGGGTGTTCATTATCCCAAGGATGTCTTGGTTGGCTATGCTTGTGGTCTGGTGTGGGGATTCCTTTTCTTCCTATTCTGACATGTAAGTTAAGCTAGTCCTACAACCACTTACTGCTTCAAATTGACCACTTGCTTTTTTGCCCTTGTATTCCTAACTTAGCTTTGATATAGTAGAGTCAGAAAGGAGATGTGATGAAGTTACGAATTGAGATTGACGGCAATTTAGAGGAGACTGAAATTGTCATCAAGACACCCACTTTGACAGATGAAATTGCAGATTTGCAACGGCTCTTGCAAGAGTCAAAGGCTCCGAGGTTGACTTTTTACAAGGGGACAGGTGAATATTATCTAGACTTGTCAGAAATTCTCTTCTTTGAAACAGAAGGGAGCAAGATCTACGCTCATAACCAGAAGGAAGCCTATGAAGTTCGTCTCAAACTTTATGAGTTGGAGTCCATCTTGCCTCGCTATTTTAGTCGAGTGTCCAAGTCAACTATCGCAAACATCCGTCAGATTTACTCAGTGGATAAGTCCTTTTCAGGAACGGGCACTATTTCCTTTTATCAGACACACAAGGAGGTTCATGTCTCGCGACATTACCAATCCCTCCTAAAAGAAAATCTAAGAAACATGAGGTGAAAAACATGAAAAAGAAAGCATTTGGTATTGTTTTATTGGTTTTAGCAGCTTGGATCTTGCTGCAAGGGAATTTTGGAATTCCTTCTTTGGATGGCAAGATGTGGCCTTTACTAGGTATCGCCTTTTTTGCCTACCAATCAGTTGAAGCTTTACTTCGTCGTCACCTGACATCGGCAGTTTTTACCGCTCTAGTAGCCTTAATGATTGCGAATCATTTTTATAACATTTTACCAATCCCAAACCAGTCTTTGTTTTGGGCTAGTATTCTAGCAGTGCTAGGAGTCGGCTATCTCACTCACTCAAGTAAGTTTTGGTATGGTAAAAAATGGTGGTACAACGGTGAGCGAACAGTCATCACGGATAAGGAAGTCACTTTTGGTAGTGGAACCTTCTATAAACAAGATCAAGAACTTGTAGACGATCAGGTGGAAGTCGCTTTTGGAGACGCAAAAATTTACTATGACAATGCAGAGATGTTAGGTGATTTTGCGACTTTGAATATCGAAGTGGCTTTTGGTAATGCAACTGTCTATGTTCCACAACACTGGCGTGTCGATTTGAAAGTGGAAACATCCTTTGGTGCAGCTAAGGCAGATGCTCCTGTAGCACCAACAAACAAAACCTTGATTATCCGTGGGGAAGTCGCCTTTGGTAAACTTGGCGTTGTCTACGTCAAATAAAAAAATCTTTTAATTCTCTTGATAAATTCAAGAAAGTGTGATAACATAGTACAGTATGTGGTGCTAGCACATCCGCTATATTAGATCTAATAGGAGGAAAATACAATGGCTAAAGTATGTTACTTTACAGGTCGTAAGACTGTATCAGGAAACAACCGTTCACACGCGATGAACCAAACAAAACGTGCCGTAAAACCAAACCTTCAAAAAGTTACTGTTCTTATCGATGGTAAACCTAAAAAAGTTTGGGCTTCAGCTCGTGCTTTGAAATCAGGTAAAGTTGAACGCGTTTAATAAAAATGAAAAGACCTAACTGGTCTTTTTCTTTTGCTCTAGAGATAAAACCATTTGAAAAATAGAGTAAATATCTACCAATACAGCATTCTGCTTTTACACTTGGGATGAAATATGATAAAATAAAGTATCAACTAGTTGAGGTAAAAAAAATGACTGTAAAAATTAATACAAAAGATGGTCAAATCGAACTGACAGATGAAGTGATTGCAACCGTTGTAGGTGGTGCAGCAACTGAGATTTTTGGTGTGGTCGGTATGGCTAGCAAAAATACCCTCAAAGATAATTTCCAAGCCCTTCTTGGTAAGGAAAATTATGCAAAAGGTGTTGTCGTGAAGGCCGCCGAAGATGGCAGTATTGCAGTTGATGTTTATACCGTGTTGAGCTACGGAACAAAGATTAGTGAAGTCTCAAAAAACATCCAAGAGCGTGTTCGTTTTAGTTTGGAAAACCAACTAGGCATCACTGCTCAGACTGTGAATGTCTACATTCAAAATATCAAAGTTGTAGGAGAATAATCGTGTCAAAAATTACTACCAGCTTATTTCAAGAAATGGTGCAGGCTGCATCAACTCGTTTGAATAAGCAAGCTGAATATGTCAATTCATTAAACGTCTTTCCAGTTCCAGATGGAGATACTGGGACAAACATGGGGATGACCATCGAGAATGGTGCCAAAGAAGTAGCAGACAAGCCAGCTTCTACAGTCGGAGAAGTGGCGAGTATTCTTGCTAAGGGGCTCTTGATGGGTGCGCGTGGAAACTCAGGAGTTATCACGTCTCAACTTTTCCGTGGCTTCTCTCAAGCTATCAAAGATAAAGACGAGTTAACAGGTCAAGATTTGGCCCTTGCTTTCCAATCTGGTGTCGAAGTAGCTTATAAAGCAGTTATGAAACCAGTCGAAGGAACTATTTTGACAGTTTCTCGTGGTGCGGCCATTGGGGCTAAGAAAAAAGCTGAGGAGACAGATGATGCTGTCGAGGTCATGCGTGCAGCCTTAGAAGGTGCTAAGAGAGCTCTGGCTAAGACTCCTGATATGCTCCCAGTCTTGAAAGAGGTTGGTGTCGTGGACTCTGGTGGTCAAGGCTTGGTCTTCATCTACGAAGGTTTCCTGTCAGCACTCACTGGTGAATACAGTGCGTCTGAGGACTTTGTAGCAACTCCAGCTAATATGGGTGAAATGATCAATGCAGAGCACCATAAGTCTGTAGCAGGGCATGTGGCAACTGAGGATATTACCTTCGGTTACTGTACGGAAATCATGGTTGCCCTTAAACAAGGCCCAACTTATGCCAAAGATTTTGACTATGATGAATTCCGTAACTACTTGAATGACCTTGGGGATTCTCTACTTGTTGTCAACGATGATGAAATCGTCAAAGTTCACGTCCATACAGAAGATCCAGGTCTTGTTATGCAAGAGGGACTTAAATATGGTAGCTTGGTCAAGGTCAAAGTGGACAACATGCGCAACCAACACGAAGCACAAGTAGAAAAAGAAGCTCAAGTCAGCAAGCCAGCTGAAGAAAAGGAATATGCTCTTATCGCAGTCGTAGCAGGTCAAGGATTGGCAGATATCTTCCGTGCCCAAGGTGTGGATTATGTCATTGAAGGTGGACAAACCATGAATCCTTCGACAGAGGACTTTATCAAGGCTGTTGAGCAAGTCAATGCTCGCAACATCATCTTCTTGCCAAACAACAAAAATATCTTCATGGCAGCTCAATCTGCCGCAGAGGTGTTAGATCAACCAGCTGTTGTGGTAGAAGCTCGTACTCTTCCTCAAGGATTGACGAGTCTGCTTGCCTTTGACCCAAGCAAATCAATCGAAGAAAACAAAGAACGTATGACTGCAGCCCTCGGTGATGTCATCAGCGGAAGTGTAACTACTGCCGTTCGCGACACAACTATCGATGGCTTGGAAATTCATGAAAATGACAATCTTGGTATGGTAGATGGCAAAATCCTTGTGTCAAACCCTGACATGCACCAAACCTTGACTGAAACTTTGAAGCACATGCTAGACGAAGACAGTGAAATCGTGACTTTCTATGTCGGCGAAGACGGAAGCGAAGAATTGGCTAACCAAATCGCCCAAGAAATCGCAGAAGAATTTGAAGATGTTGAAGTTGAGATTCACCAAGGTCAACAACCTGTATATCCATATATTTTCAGTGTGGAATAAAAATTTAATAGATTAAAAAGAAAGTTGATTGTTCAACTTTCTTTTTTTATGACATTTGTCATATTTCCTAGTGACAGAAGCATCTAGCTCTGCTAACTTCAAAAGATTATAATTGAAGTAGAAACTGGAGGAAGAAAAAATGAAAAATAAAATGATTGTCGCAGTGAGTTTAGTAGCAGCAGGAGTGATGACCTATCTCATGTTTTCAGGATTGGACGAGGGTTTCTACCATTTTCCTTGGGAGCTCTTTGCTGGCTTTGGAATGATGTCTTGGCTTGTCAGAGAAGGTTTGAAATTGGTCAGAGATGTGAAAAAGGAGTTTGAGGAATGAAAAAAGCAATCATCTATTTCTTTATCGGCCTGTCACTCTTGGTATGGTTAGTGGAAATGTTTACTGGTTGGTTTGACCAAACCTTGTTTCGCCAATTTATTCGTGGTGCTTGGGGTTTTGGATTTATGATTTTCATTGTTTTCCCTATGGGAATGAAGTGGTTGAAAGGAGAATCTCATGACTGTGATTAAAGTTGAGAAATTGAGTAAGAAAATAAAAGACAAGGAGATCTTGCGGAACATCTCTTTTGAAATCAACGATGGTGAATGTGTCGCCTTGATCGGGCCTAACGGAGCAGGAAAAACAACCTTGATTGATTGCCTCTTGGGCGACAAGTTCGTGAGCTCAGGTCAGGTCGCCATTCAAGGCTTTGCGCCAACAGATCCTCGATTAAAACAGCTTGTTTCTGTCTTACCTCAAGAAAATGCAGTTGTTCAAAGCTTGAAAGTGAAAGAACTTCTATCATTTTTCAAGTCACTTTATCCCGACAGTCTTTCAGATAAAGAAATTGATGACTTGCTGAGATTCTCAGACAAGCAGAAAAATCAGCTAGCGGGCAAGTTGTCTGGTGGGCAAAAACGTTTGTTCTCTTTCGTGTTGGCTTTAATAGGTCGTCCGAAAATTCTATTTTTAGACGAGCCAACTGCTGCCATGGATACGTCGACACGTCAGCATTTTTGGGAAATTGTTAATCGATTAAAGAAAAATGGTGTCACTATTGTCTATTCTTCTCACTATATCGAAGAGGTAGAACATACGGCTGACCGCATTTTGGTGCTCCATAAGGGAGAATTGATTCGCGATACGACGCCTTATGCCATGCGTGGTGAAGAACAGGAAAAACACTTTACCGTGCCTCTAACTTATCAGGAAGTTATCAGCACTTTGGACCAGGTTCAAGAGCTTGAAATCAAGCAAAATGCTCTTTCCTTCACAACCAAAGAAGCCAGCCAGGTATGGAAAGTCTTGCAAGAACAGGGCTGCATGATCGAAGAAATTGAAGTTCGCAATCGAACTCTCTTAGACAGTATCTTCGAAACGACTCAAGACTAAAGGAGATTGACGATGAAAAATATGACAAGTCTCATGAAAGTAGAAATCATTCTGATGAAACGGCAAGCCATCTACTACTTGCTATCCATCGGACTTCCAAGTGTGTTTTACCTTATTTTCTCTGGTATGATGTCAGGATCAGACATTCCAGAAATTGCTCTTCAAGCCTATCTCTTTGCCATGACGCTCTTTAGTATCATGTCAAGTGCTTTTTTCAGTATCCCTAGCACACTCGAGTCTGATAAGACAAACAACTGGCAAAAATTGATTCAACATTCTCCTGTATCTATGGTAGAATATTATGTATCAAAACTGTTCAGCACCCTACTGACTTTCTTGTTATCAATTATTGTTGTCTTTTCGGTTGGTCATTTTGTCCGTGGAGTGACTCTGCCTTGGCTTGATTGGTTGGTGATCGGAGTTATGTTACTGGTCGGAAGCGTGGTCTTTATCAGTATGGGTGTCTTGGTGAGCTTGCTACCCAGTGCTCAACTGATGACGGTTGTTGGAAATATTGCCTATATTGCTTTGGCTGTCCTAGGTGGACTGTGGTTCCCCTTGGATTCCTTCCCAGAATGGCTCCAATCTATTGGAAAGCTGACTCCAACCTATCAACTGATGCAGGTCGTCTCTACTTATTTGGAACACCATGAATTTAGTATTCTTTCTGCCTTGGTTGTACTAGGTTATACAGTTTTCTTTGGTGTATTGGTCATTCAACTGAAAAAACGGATTGAGGTAAAATAAATCTATGTTGGAAAAATTTAAAAACATTCATTATATGTTTCATATTTCAATAGTGTTTATCATCTTTCCTATAGCGGGTGTCATCGTTGGAGATTACCCGCTTTTAACCTTGCTATGGACCCTACTATTTGTACTTGCCTTCTATTCGGTTTTAATCAGTCAGAATCGCACCGTGCAGTGGCTAGCATGGTGGTCCATGCTTGTCTACATTTTTTATACATCTGTTTGGCTAAGTTCAGGTTTCACATGGTTTATCTTTTATTTATCCAATCTCCTTATTTATGAGCTGGATGAGATTTCTTTTCACTCTTGGCGTTTTGTCAGTTTTATTGTCCTGCAACCATTTATTCTGACCGGAATCTATATGGTCAATCATGTTAGTCCCTGGCAGCTACTCTTTTTCTTGGTGACCTTTATCTTTTCCGATGCAATGACCTTTGGTCTTTATCGAATTCGATTGTCGGAGGACATAAAAGAAGAAAAGATGAAACAAAATGCCAAGCTCAATCTTTTCTTGGCTGAAAACGAACGCAGTCGTATCGGCCAGGATCTTCATGACAGTCTAGGCCATACTTTTGCCATGCTGAGTGTGAAGACGGACCTTGCACTCCAGCTTCTCCAAATGCAGGCCTATCCTCAAGTGGAAAAAGAATTAAAAGAAATTCATCAGATCAGTAAAGAATCCATGAATGAAGTTCGTACAATTATCGAAAATCTTAAAACCAGAACCCTTGCTTCTGAATTTACGACTGTTAAAAAAATGCTGGAAATTGCAGGAATTGAAACAGAAATCAATCACCAACTAGATACAGCTAGCCTAACTCAGGAATTAGAATCAACGGCCTCCATGATTTTGCTTGAGTTAGTGACCAACATCATCAAACATGCCAAAGCATCCAAAGCCTACTTAAAATTAGAACGAACTGAGAAGGAACTCATTCTAACAGTGAGAGATGATGGCTGTGGCTTTGCTTCTCTAAAAGGGGATGAACTTCATACAGTCCGCGATCGTGTCCTTCCATTTTCAGGAGAAGTAAAGGTAATCAGTCAGAAACATCCGACGGAAGTGCAGGTTCGACTAGCTTATAAGGAGAGAAACTAAGATGAAACTACTTGTTGCAGAAGATCAAAGTATGTTGCGAGATGCTATGTGCCAGTTGCTTACCTTTCAACCAGATGTGGAGTCCGTCATACAAGCCAAGGATGGCCAAGAAGCAATCCAACTTTTAGAAAAAGAGACAGTAGATATCGCAATTCTTGACGTAGAAATGCCTGTTAAGACTGGCCTTGAAGTCTTGGAGTGGATACGAGTACAAAAGCTAGAAACTAAGGTAGTCGTCGTGACGACCTTCAAGCGCCCTGGCTATTTTGAACGTGCAATCAAGGCTGGAGTAGATGCATATGTCTTGAAAGAAAGGAGCATTGCAGATCTCATGCAAACCTTGCATACTGTTCTCGAAGGACGCAAGGAGTATTCACCTGAATTGATGGAAGTGGTGATGACGCATCCTAACCCGTTAACAGAGCAAGAGATTGCTGTCTTAAAGGGAATTGCTCAGGGTTTGTCTAACCAAGAGATCGCAGATCAGCTTTATCTATCAAATGGAACCGTCCGAAACTATGTCACCAATATTCTTTCGAAACTAGATGCTGGTAATCGAACAGAGGTAGCCAACATTGCAAAAGAATCTGGTTGGCTTTGATAAGAAGGGTTAAAAAATTCCGAAACGATAACTTGAATCAAAGGAAATCCATACTAGAAAGGAGGAGGTAAATCGCCTCCTTTTCTGGTTTAGAAAAGCGGTGAAAGCTAGTGTCAAAGAGTTAAAAGATCAGAATAAAAATGAAAAATATCTTGACAATGAAGGAAAAATTGTGTTACAATAATAGACGGTACTTTTTACTTTTGGTCTCTCAAAAGTGTACAGGGACGTGCTGACAAATGTTGCAAAAGTACACACAGATGGTAGCTGTCACCAAGTGTATCATCACCAAAAATAAAAAAACACAGGAGAATGTAGATGCCTACAATTAACCAATTGGTTCGCAAACCGCGTAAATCAAAAGTAGAAAAATCTAAATCACCAGCTTTGAACGTTGGTTACAACAGTCATAAAAAAGTTCAAACAAACGTTTCTTCACCACAAAAACGTGGTGTTGCAACTCGTGTGGGAACAATGACACCTAAAAAACCTAACTCTGCCCTTCGTAAATTCGCTCGTGTACGTTTGAGCAACCTTATCGAAGTTACTGCCTACATCCCAGGTATCGGACACAACTTGCAAGAGCACAGCGTGGTGCTTCTTCGTGGTGGACGTGTAAAAGACCTTCCGGGGGTACGTTACCATATCGTCCGTGGTGCACTTGATACTGCAGGTGTTAACGATCGTAAACAAGGCCGTTCTAAATACGGTACTAAACGTCCAAAAGCATAAGGAAAGGGGATAAAGAGAAATGAGTCGTAAAAATAGAGCTCCAAAACGTGATGTATTGCCAGATCCGCTTTACAATTCACAACTAGTTACTCGTCTTATCAACCGCGTTATGCTTGACGGTAAACGTGGTACAGCTGCTTCAATCGTTTACGGTGCTTTTGAGCAAATCAAAGAAGCTACTGGTAACGATGCACTTGAAGTATTTGAAACAGCTATGGAAAACATCATGCCTGTACTTGAAGTACGTGCACGTCGTGTTGGTGGATCTAACTACCAAGTCCCAGTTGAAGTTCGTCCAGAACGTCGTACAACACTTGGACTTCGTTGGTTGGTAACCATCGCTCGCCTTCGTGGTGAACACACAATGCAAGACCGTCTTGCAAAAGAAATCTTGGATGCTGCGAACAACACAGGTGCAGCAGTTAAGAAACGTGAAGACACTCACCGTATGGCTGAAGCTAACCGTGCCTTCGCACACTTCCGTTGGTAAAATCATGATGCTAGGAACGGTAAGGATGCAAGGTGAAAATAGGAAACTGACGCAGTATTCGACGAATACAAGGAAGTTTATCTTTTTCATACAGCATCCCGTTCCGGCTCAAATTGGCTAATTAACTTTAGCCCGAGTTCAATTGAGTTCAACTCAGCTAGCTAACTCTAGCCCGAGTTCAATTCAACTTGTATACAAGTTGAAACCAACAAAAACAAGATAAACATTGAGAACGGGTAGGTCCTGCCTATCCGTTTTTATTAAAATCGTGTTATAATAGAATAGAAATTAAAATAAATAGGAGAAACAAACCTCATGGCACGCGAATTTTCACTTGAAAAAACTCGTAATATCGGTATCATGGCTCACGTCGATGCCGGTAAAACAACAACTACTGAGCGTATTCTTTACTACACTGGTAAAATCCACAAAATCGGTGAAACTCACGAAGGTGCGTCACAAATGGACTGGATGGAGCAAGAGCAAGAACGTGGTATCACTATCACATCTGCTGCGACAACAGCTCAATGGAACAATCACCGCGTAAACATCATCGACACACCAGGACACGTGGACTTCACAATCGAAGTACAACGTTCTCTTCGTGTATTGGATGGTGCGGTTACCGTTCTTGACTCACAATCAGGTGTTGAGCCTCAAACTGAAACAGTTTGGCGTCAAGCAACTGAGTACGGAGTTCCACGTATCGTATTTGCCAACAAAATGGACAAAATCGGTGCTGACTTCCTTTACTCTGTAAGCACACTTCACGACCGTCTTCAAGCAAACGCACACCCAATCCAATTGCCAATCGGTGCTGAAGATGACTTCCGTGGTATCATCGACTTGATCAAGATGAAAGCTGAAATCTATACTAACGACCTTGGTACAGATATCCTTGAAGAAGATATTCCAGCTGAATACCTTGACCAAGCTCAAGAATACCGTGAAAAATTGATCGAAGCAGTTGCTGAAACTGACGAAGACTTGATGATG
This window contains:
- a CDS encoding phosphatase PAP2 family protein, yielding MKNYQEWYRNISSRLISRPTLLFLLRSFNRLMTVAMPMVYLTLLVTTYMQLGLGKRVVVYLLVPATGFVILSLFRKKINHSRPYETWNISPLLDKDSSGQSMPSRHVFSATIISMACIHASLPVGLACLLFSALLGLVRVLGGVHYPKDVLVGYACGLVWGFLFFLF
- a CDS encoding LytTR family DNA-binding domain-containing protein, which produces MKLRIEIDGNLEETEIVIKTPTLTDEIADLQRLLQESKAPRLTFYKGTGEYYLDLSEILFFETEGSKIYAHNQKEAYEVRLKLYELESILPRYFSRVSKSTIANIRQIYSVDKSFSGTGTISFYQTHKEVHVSRHYQSLLKENLRNMR
- a CDS encoding LiaF transmembrane domain-containing protein; this encodes MKKKAFGIVLLVLAAWILLQGNFGIPSLDGKMWPLLGIAFFAYQSVEALLRRHLTSAVFTALVALMIANHFYNILPIPNQSLFWASILAVLGVGYLTHSSKFWYGKKWWYNGERTVITDKEVTFGSGTFYKQDQELVDDQVEVAFGDAKIYYDNAEMLGDFATLNIEVAFGNATVYVPQHWRVDLKVETSFGAAKADAPVAPTNKTLIIRGEVAFGKLGVVYVK
- the rpmB gene encoding 50S ribosomal protein L28, producing the protein MAKVCYFTGRKTVSGNNRSHAMNQTKRAVKPNLQKVTVLIDGKPKKVWASARALKSGKVERV
- a CDS encoding Asp23/Gls24 family envelope stress response protein — translated: MTVKINTKDGQIELTDEVIATVVGGAATEIFGVVGMASKNTLKDNFQALLGKENYAKGVVVKAAEDGSIAVDVYTVLSYGTKISEVSKNIQERVRFSLENQLGITAQTVNVYIQNIKVVGE
- a CDS encoding DAK2 domain-containing protein codes for the protein MSKITTSLFQEMVQAASTRLNKQAEYVNSLNVFPVPDGDTGTNMGMTIENGAKEVADKPASTVGEVASILAKGLLMGARGNSGVITSQLFRGFSQAIKDKDELTGQDLALAFQSGVEVAYKAVMKPVEGTILTVSRGAAIGAKKKAEETDDAVEVMRAALEGAKRALAKTPDMLPVLKEVGVVDSGGQGLVFIYEGFLSALTGEYSASEDFVATPANMGEMINAEHHKSVAGHVATEDITFGYCTEIMVALKQGPTYAKDFDYDEFRNYLNDLGDSLLVVNDDEIVKVHVHTEDPGLVMQEGLKYGSLVKVKVDNMRNQHEAQVEKEAQVSKPAEEKEYALIAVVAGQGLADIFRAQGVDYVIEGGQTMNPSTEDFIKAVEQVNARNIIFLPNNKNIFMAAQSAAEVLDQPAVVVEARTLPQGLTSLLAFDPSKSIEENKERMTAALGDVISGSVTTAVRDTTIDGLEIHENDNLGMVDGKILVSNPDMHQTLTETLKHMLDEDSEIVTFYVGEDGSEELANQIAQEIAEEFEDVEVEIHQGQQPVYPYIFSVE
- a CDS encoding ABC transporter ATP-binding protein; this encodes MTVIKVEKLSKKIKDKEILRNISFEINDGECVALIGPNGAGKTTLIDCLLGDKFVSSGQVAIQGFAPTDPRLKQLVSVLPQENAVVQSLKVKELLSFFKSLYPDSLSDKEIDDLLRFSDKQKNQLAGKLSGGQKRLFSFVLALIGRPKILFLDEPTAAMDTSTRQHFWEIVNRLKKNGVTIVYSSHYIEEVEHTADRILVLHKGELIRDTTPYAMRGEEQEKHFTVPLTYQEVISTLDQVQELEIKQNALSFTTKEASQVWKVLQEQGCMIEEIEVRNRTLLDSIFETTQD
- a CDS encoding ABC transporter permease — translated: MKNMTSLMKVEIILMKRQAIYYLLSIGLPSVFYLIFSGMMSGSDIPEIALQAYLFAMTLFSIMSSAFFSIPSTLESDKTNNWQKLIQHSPVSMVEYYVSKLFSTLLTFLLSIIVVFSVGHFVRGVTLPWLDWLVIGVMLLVGSVVFISMGVLVSLLPSAQLMTVVGNIAYIALAVLGGLWFPLDSFPEWLQSIGKLTPTYQLMQVVSTYLEHHEFSILSALVVLGYTVFFGVLVIQLKKRIEVK
- a CDS encoding sensor histidine kinase, with product MLEKFKNIHYMFHISIVFIIFPIAGVIVGDYPLLTLLWTLLFVLAFYSVLISQNRTVQWLAWWSMLVYIFYTSVWLSSGFTWFIFYLSNLLIYELDEISFHSWRFVSFIVLQPFILTGIYMVNHVSPWQLLFFLVTFIFSDAMTFGLYRIRLSEDIKEEKMKQNAKLNLFLAENERSRIGQDLHDSLGHTFAMLSVKTDLALQLLQMQAYPQVEKELKEIHQISKESMNEVRTIIENLKTRTLASEFTTVKKMLEIAGIETEINHQLDTASLTQELESTASMILLELVTNIIKHAKASKAYLKLERTEKELILTVRDDGCGFASLKGDELHTVRDRVLPFSGEVKVISQKHPTEVQVRLAYKERN
- a CDS encoding response regulator transcription factor, coding for MKLLVAEDQSMLRDAMCQLLTFQPDVESVIQAKDGQEAIQLLEKETVDIAILDVEMPVKTGLEVLEWIRVQKLETKVVVVTTFKRPGYFERAIKAGVDAYVLKERSIADLMQTLHTVLEGRKEYSPELMEVVMTHPNPLTEQEIAVLKGIAQGLSNQEIADQLYLSNGTVRNYVTNILSKLDAGNRTEVANIAKESGWL
- the rpsL gene encoding 30S ribosomal protein S12; this translates as MPTINQLVRKPRKSKVEKSKSPALNVGYNSHKKVQTNVSSPQKRGVATRVGTMTPKKPNSALRKFARVRLSNLIEVTAYIPGIGHNLQEHSVVLLRGGRVKDLPGVRYHIVRGALDTAGVNDRKQGRSKYGTKRPKA
- the rpsG gene encoding 30S ribosomal protein S7 — encoded protein: MSRKNRAPKRDVLPDPLYNSQLVTRLINRVMLDGKRGTAASIVYGAFEQIKEATGNDALEVFETAMENIMPVLEVRARRVGGSNYQVPVEVRPERRTTLGLRWLVTIARLRGEHTMQDRLAKEILDAANNTGAAVKKREDTHRMAEANRAFAHFRW